In one Desulfoferula mesophila genomic region, the following are encoded:
- the gmk gene encoding guanylate kinase, translated as MNGEGQIYVLSGPPGAGKSTIAARVRADMPDLAYSVSLTTRAPRPGEKDGVDYHFVSREEFQKRIAAGEMAEHEEIFGNLYGTSEKMVRQVLEQGQDLFLDTDVNGAESLRKRFADGVFIFLVPPSPTELERRLRGRGTEDEDQLAQRLGRVKYELSKAFNATYLVVNDDLDRAVAQVEAIIIAGRCRTSRHLKLLDEFQDT; from the coding sequence ATGAACGGCGAGGGACAAATATACGTGCTGTCCGGCCCGCCGGGGGCGGGCAAGAGCACCATCGCCGCCAGGGTGCGCGCCGATATGCCAGATTTGGCCTACTCGGTGAGCCTGACCACCCGCGCCCCCCGGCCGGGCGAGAAGGACGGGGTGGATTACCACTTCGTGAGCCGCGAAGAGTTTCAGAAGCGCATCGCCGCCGGGGAGATGGCCGAGCACGAGGAGATCTTCGGCAACCTCTACGGCACTTCGGAGAAGATGGTGCGCCAGGTGCTGGAGCAGGGCCAAGACCTTTTCCTGGACACCGACGTCAACGGGGCCGAGAGCCTGCGCAAGCGCTTCGCTGACGGGGTCTTCATTTTCCTGGTGCCGCCAAGCCCCACCGAGTTGGAGCGGCGGCTACGGGGCCGGGGCACCGAGGACGAGGACCAGTTGGCCCAAAGGCTGGGCCGGGTCAAGTACGAGTTGAGCAAGGCCTTCAATGCCACCTACCTGGTGGTCAACGACGACCTGGACCGGGCCGTGGCCCAGGTGGAGGCCATCATCATCGCCGGCCGCTGCCGCACCTCGCGGCATCTTAAGCTGCTGGACGAGTTTCAGGACACCTAG
- a CDS encoding DUF370 domain-containing protein — MAGKLMSLGFGNTVTARRVVAILNPAGAPMKRLREEARKAGRLLDATQGRRTRSIVITDSGHVLLSAIQPDTMAQRYESTSFDESTLSLSEEEPA, encoded by the coding sequence ATGGCCGGCAAGTTGATGAGCCTGGGTTTCGGCAACACCGTGACCGCCCGCCGGGTGGTGGCCATACTCAATCCCGCCGGGGCTCCCATGAAGCGCCTGCGCGAGGAGGCCCGCAAAGCGGGGCGCCTGCTGGACGCCACCCAGGGGCGGCGCACCCGCAGCATCGTGATCACCGACTCGGGGCACGTGCTGCTCTCGGCCATCCAGCCGGACACCATGGCCCAGCGCTACGAGTCCACCAGCTTTGACGAATCAACCCTGTCCTTGAGTGAAGAGGAGCCCGCATGA
- a CDS encoding YicC/YloC family endoribonuclease, which translates to MIKSMTGYGRGQNHVGDGAWVAELKTVNSRYLDFHLRLPTGLTALEERIKKFVSARLTRGRVSLSVAASGAVEAAPRLVLNRPLVREYRRVLEELRQELGVEQEPGLMPFLYNRDLILSQEEGPDPEALWGQLEPALAQALDELEAMRAAEGQALAEDLGARLEVVGRLFSEAAARSPQVVAGYQDRLRERIAFLTGDTEPDPQRLAMEVAVIADKADITEEAVRAASHLEQFKQFLLSSEPVGRKLDFLMQELNREANTMGSKTPDAEAGQTIVELKAELERIREQIQNVE; encoded by the coding sequence TTGATCAAGTCCATGACCGGTTACGGCAGGGGCCAAAACCACGTCGGCGATGGCGCCTGGGTGGCGGAGCTAAAGACGGTTAACTCGCGCTACCTGGATTTCCATCTGCGCCTGCCGACGGGGCTGACCGCCCTGGAAGAGCGCATCAAAAAGTTCGTGAGCGCCCGTCTGACCCGGGGACGGGTTAGCCTCAGCGTCGCGGCCAGCGGCGCGGTGGAAGCGGCGCCGCGCCTGGTGCTCAACCGGCCCCTGGTGCGCGAGTATCGCCGGGTGCTGGAGGAGCTGCGCCAAGAGCTGGGCGTGGAGCAGGAGCCGGGGCTCATGCCCTTTCTCTACAACCGCGACCTGATCCTCAGCCAGGAGGAGGGCCCGGACCCCGAGGCCCTGTGGGGCCAGCTGGAGCCCGCCCTGGCCCAGGCCCTGGACGAGCTGGAGGCCATGCGCGCCGCCGAGGGCCAGGCCCTGGCCGAGGATCTGGGGGCCCGCCTGGAGGTGGTGGGGCGCTTGTTCAGCGAGGCGGCGGCCCGTTCTCCCCAGGTGGTGGCCGGATATCAGGATCGCCTGCGCGAGCGCATCGCCTTTCTCACCGGCGACACCGAGCCCGACCCCCAGCGCCTGGCCATGGAAGTGGCGGTGATCGCCGACAAGGCCGACATCACCGAGGAAGCGGTGCGCGCGGCCAGCCACTTGGAGCAGTTCAAGCAGTTTCTGCTTAGCTCCGAGCCGGTGGGGCGCAAACTGGATTTCCTTATGCAGGAGCTCAACCGGGAAGCCAACACCATGGGCTCCAAGACCCCGGACGCCGAGGCGGGCCAGACCATCGTGGAGCTCAAGGCCGAGCTGGAGCGCATCCGGGAACAGATCCAGAACGTGGAATAG
- a CDS encoding DUF4416 family protein — MGADARPARLVVSLLAGREEPRARALGRLAILLGPVVFYSEPMPFSRSEYYAPEMGIGLNRRLAAFERLRLPGELVGIKRQCAALEGELSREGRRLVNLDPGLLDRDSLVLATHKFAGHRMELAPGVYGEVTLYYQGGAYRPLPWTYPDYAGEQIRDLLELLRGRLLWQGKAERSRGENL; from the coding sequence ATGGGAGCCGATGCCCGGCCGGCCCGTCTGGTGGTGAGCCTGTTGGCCGGGCGCGAGGAGCCCCGGGCCCGGGCCCTGGGCCGACTGGCCATCCTCCTGGGGCCGGTGGTATTCTACTCCGAGCCCATGCCCTTTAGTCGGAGCGAGTACTACGCCCCGGAGATGGGTATTGGCCTCAACCGCCGCCTGGCCGCCTTTGAGCGGTTGCGCCTGCCCGGCGAGCTGGTCGGGATAAAGCGCCAGTGCGCGGCCTTGGAAGGCGAGCTTTCCCGCGAGGGTCGGCGCCTGGTCAACCTGGACCCCGGCCTGTTGGATCGGGACAGCCTGGTGTTGGCCACCCACAAATTCGCGGGGCACCGCATGGAGCTGGCCCCGGGCGTCTACGGCGAAGTGACCCTTTATTATCAGGGCGGCGCCTATCGGCCGCTGCCCTGGACCTACCCGGACTATGCCGGGGAACAGATACGCGATCTGCTGGAATTGTTGCGCGGCCGCCTTTTGTGGCAGGGCAAGGCAGAGCGGTCGCGAGGAGAAAACCTTTGA
- a CDS encoding UDP-glucose dehydrogenase family protein, whose protein sequence is MNICMVGVGYVGLVTGACFAEFGINVVCVDKVQEKIDMLKRGKVPIYEPGLEEMVAKNAREGRLSFTTDLEEGIKNSLVIFIAVGTPQGNDGAADLKYVEQVAKSIGQTMTDYKVVVTKSTVPVGTGQKVAEIIRANQETPLDFDVVSNPEFLREGSAIEDFMRPNRVVVGTSSERAQAVMRDLYAPLYLIETPFVLTNVETAEMIKYASNAFLATKISFINEMANICEKVGADVNLVAKGMGLDRRIGSKFLHAGPGYGGSCFPKDTEAIAHIAKDHDYRFRIVEAVIEVNRDQRRRMADKIAQALGGDLQGKVVACLGLTFKPNTDDMRESPSLAILPAVMRRGAEVRAYDPAGMAEAMEKMAGLVACDNSYHAAEGADCLVLMTEWNQFRNLDWARLKQVMRGKVVVDLRNVYAPEKVRQAGFTYISVGRP, encoded by the coding sequence ATGAACATTTGCATGGTTGGCGTGGGTTACGTCGGGCTGGTAACCGGGGCGTGTTTCGCCGAGTTCGGCATCAACGTGGTCTGCGTGGACAAGGTCCAGGAAAAAATCGATATGCTCAAGCGGGGCAAGGTGCCCATCTATGAGCCGGGCCTGGAGGAGATGGTGGCCAAGAACGCCCGGGAGGGCCGCCTTAGCTTCACCACCGACCTGGAAGAGGGCATCAAGAACTCCCTGGTGATCTTCATCGCCGTGGGCACCCCCCAGGGCAACGACGGCGCGGCGGACCTCAAGTACGTGGAGCAGGTGGCCAAGAGCATCGGCCAGACCATGACCGACTACAAGGTGGTGGTGACCAAGTCCACGGTGCCGGTGGGCACCGGCCAGAAGGTGGCCGAGATCATCCGGGCCAACCAGGAGACCCCGTTGGACTTCGACGTGGTGAGCAACCCCGAGTTTTTGCGCGAGGGTTCGGCCATTGAGGATTTCATGCGACCCAACCGGGTGGTGGTGGGCACCAGCAGCGAGCGGGCCCAGGCGGTGATGCGCGACCTGTACGCCCCCCTGTACCTCATCGAGACGCCCTTCGTGCTCACCAACGTGGAAACCGCGGAGATGATCAAGTACGCCTCCAACGCCTTTTTGGCCACCAAGATCAGCTTCATCAACGAGATGGCCAATATCTGCGAAAAGGTGGGGGCGGACGTGAACCTGGTGGCCAAGGGCATGGGTCTGGACCGGCGTATCGGGTCCAAGTTTTTGCATGCCGGGCCCGGTTATGGCGGTTCGTGCTTCCCCAAGGACACCGAAGCCATCGCCCATATCGCCAAGGACCACGACTACCGCTTCCGCATCGTGGAGGCGGTGATCGAGGTGAACCGTGATCAGCGCCGGCGCATGGCCGATAAGATCGCCCAGGCCCTGGGCGGCGACTTGCAAGGCAAGGTAGTGGCCTGCCTGGGGCTCACCTTCAAGCCCAACACCGACGACATGCGCGAGTCGCCCAGCCTGGCCATTCTGCCGGCCGTGATGCGCCGGGGGGCCGAGGTGAGGGCCTACGACCCGGCGGGCATGGCCGAGGCCATGGAAAAGATGGCCGGCCTGGTGGCCTGCGACAACTCCTACCACGCCGCCGAAGGGGCCGACTGCCTGGTGCTCATGACCGAGTGGAACCAGTTCCGCAACCTGGACTGGGCCAGGCTGAAACAGGTGATGCGCGGCAAGGTGGTGGTGGACCTGCGCAACGTGTACGCGCCCGAAAAGGTGCGCCAGGCCGGTTTCACCTATATCAGCGTGGGCCGGCCCTAG
- a CDS encoding O-antigen ligase family protein: protein MSAQHQSGLLQWERPGLADAFYRMARLFALSLVFILPLESITAAREMAMVGMLLFLVLFLWARGGDRFRATVLFWPLLFYVAVTVFSLFTAVDMDYSLKELRSEVLRGLLFFYAGVHLIQEADNLKQFWGVILAGLAVMTSAGLFIFFNEGGSLFNHAVRAGSLHSGYGTLGTYLVLVWPYLLLAPLLWTGRGPRWLWAALLLATILMAYVTYNRAAWLAMLLQAAMCLVMLTSHRLRTLLLVGLAALLAVGVMFMAPGSRHGESWDRLVSNPLKTGGTAGDLLTLWAYSYKQVKKDPFRGIGLGRHSFSKAYPKFRATHQPLLWHAHNTFVDLTLQLGVQGLVAILLIMGVLLWALWPNSPPRAGQEVQAFAAATAALVAGFCLRNLFDDFFVDDTGMMFWLLTGLALGGRALLRSQDGARKII, encoded by the coding sequence ATGAGCGCGCAGCACCAGAGCGGCCTGCTCCAATGGGAGCGCCCCGGCTTGGCCGACGCCTTTTACCGGATGGCCCGCCTTTTCGCCCTGAGCCTGGTGTTTATTTTGCCCCTGGAGTCCATCACCGCGGCCCGCGAGATGGCCATGGTGGGCATGCTCTTGTTCCTGGTCCTGTTCCTGTGGGCGCGCGGGGGGGATCGTTTTCGGGCCACGGTGCTTTTCTGGCCTTTGCTTTTCTACGTGGCGGTCACGGTGTTCAGCCTGTTCACCGCGGTGGACATGGACTACAGCCTAAAGGAACTCCGGTCCGAGGTTCTCAGAGGCCTTTTGTTTTTCTACGCCGGGGTGCATTTGATCCAGGAGGCGGACAACCTTAAGCAATTCTGGGGGGTGATCCTGGCGGGCCTGGCGGTTATGACCTCGGCCGGCCTGTTTATCTTTTTCAACGAAGGCGGCTCCCTGTTCAATCACGCGGTGCGGGCGGGATCGCTGCACAGCGGCTACGGCACCCTGGGCACCTATTTGGTGCTGGTGTGGCCGTATCTGCTGCTGGCCCCGCTGCTTTGGACTGGGCGCGGCCCCAGGTGGCTCTGGGCGGCCCTGCTGCTGGCCACGATTTTGATGGCCTACGTCACCTACAACCGGGCCGCCTGGCTGGCCATGTTGTTGCAGGCCGCCATGTGCCTGGTCATGCTCACCAGTCACCGCCTGCGCACCCTGCTCTTGGTGGGGCTGGCCGCCTTGCTGGCGGTGGGGGTGATGTTCATGGCGCCGGGCTCTCGCCATGGCGAAAGCTGGGACCGTTTGGTGAGTAACCCCCTCAAGACCGGGGGCACCGCCGGAGATCTGCTTACCCTTTGGGCCTATTCCTACAAGCAGGTGAAAAAGGATCCCTTCCGGGGCATCGGCCTGGGACGGCACAGCTTTTCCAAGGCCTATCCCAAGTTCCGGGCCACCCACCAGCCGCTGTTGTGGCACGCCCACAACACCTTCGTGGATCTGACCCTGCAACTGGGGGTGCAAGGCTTGGTCGCCATATTGCTTATAATGGGGGTGCTGCTGTGGGCGCTGTGGCCCAACTCGCCTCCCCGTGCGGGGCAAGAAGTCCAGGCCTTTGCCGCGGCCACTGCCGCCTTGGTGGCCGGGTTCTGCTTGCGCAACTTGTTTGACGATTTTTTCGTGGACGATACGGGCATGATGTTCTGGCTGCTGACCGGCTTGGCTCTGGGAGGCCGGGCCTTGCTGCGCTCCCAGGACGGGGCCCGGAAAATAATTTAG
- a CDS encoding SDR family oxidoreductase → MSTYLITGGAGFIGSHLAQALTAQGHKVRVLDNLSSGSLRNLQAARRGPGEFSFVEGDIRDPQACREAVEGVDYVLHQAAKSRVQCSLDDPLLTHEVNATGSLNLLWAAKGAGVKRVVAASSSSIYGDVEPITTAKSESLPLNPVSPYAVSKVGMEQYCKVFYQVYGLETVCLRYFNVFGPRQDPQAAYAAVVPRFLFALHAGQAPTVFGDGRQSRDFTYVDNVVAANLAACASPVAPGLALNVGAGMSHSLLDLLRVLRELLGSEVKPVFAPARIGEVRHSLASLELSRKVLGYDPKVGFRQGLARLVELTRQGRYQD, encoded by the coding sequence GTGTCCACCTATTTGATCACCGGCGGGGCCGGTTTCATCGGCTCCCATTTGGCCCAGGCCCTGACCGCCCAGGGCCACAAAGTGAGGGTGTTGGACAACCTCAGCTCCGGCAGTCTGCGCAACCTGCAGGCCGCGCGCCGGGGGCCGGGCGAGTTCAGCTTCGTGGAGGGGGACATACGAGACCCTCAAGCCTGCCGCGAGGCCGTGGAGGGCGTGGACTACGTCCTGCACCAGGCGGCAAAATCGCGGGTGCAGTGCTCCTTGGATGACCCCTTGCTGACCCACGAGGTAAACGCCACGGGCAGCCTTAATCTGCTGTGGGCGGCCAAGGGGGCGGGGGTGAAGAGGGTGGTGGCGGCCAGCAGCTCCTCCATCTACGGCGACGTGGAGCCGATTACGACGGCCAAGAGCGAAAGCCTGCCGCTCAACCCCGTAAGCCCCTACGCGGTGAGCAAGGTGGGCATGGAGCAATACTGCAAGGTGTTCTACCAGGTCTACGGCCTGGAGACCGTGTGTTTGCGCTATTTCAACGTTTTCGGACCCCGCCAAGATCCCCAGGCCGCTTATGCGGCGGTGGTGCCCAGGTTTCTCTTCGCCTTGCATGCCGGTCAGGCCCCCACGGTGTTTGGCGACGGCCGCCAGAGCCGCGATTTCACCTACGTGGACAACGTGGTGGCCGCCAACCTGGCCGCCTGCGCCTCTCCGGTGGCGCCGGGCCTGGCCCTGAACGTTGGCGCCGGGATGAGCCATTCCCTATTGGACCTGCTCAGGGTTTTGCGGGAGCTGCTGGGCAGCGAGGTGAAGCCGGTTTTCGCCCCGGCCCGCATCGGCGAGGTGCGCCACAGCCTGGCTTCCCTGGAGCTTTCGCGGAAAGTGCTGGGATACGATCCCAAGGTGGGCTTTCGCCAAGGCCTGGCCCGCCTGGTGGAACTGACCCGGCAGGGCAGGTATCAGGACTGA